The following coding sequences lie in one Musa acuminata AAA Group cultivar baxijiao chromosome BXJ1-8, Cavendish_Baxijiao_AAA, whole genome shotgun sequence genomic window:
- the LOC103994701 gene encoding UV-stimulated scaffold protein A homolog isoform X1, producing the protein MGREEESDTVAAMVPRLIEKATNSTAPEINPRLLKAIKYTVRYSDDEVHAAVQSLMVQMKKPHSQVCQKLPLDNRDAIFTTIQSEAWRVRYLAVLIIDELFMRSKLFRSLLVINFDQFLSLSVGFRRNMPLPPPSSIASNLRKMSIELLEKWHSSYGIYYRQLRLGFDYLKNTLRFQFPNRLEIAARLQQERREREMRTQQILLNKFENLKDNFSSIKSEIQLTIDEIGECLAIINEKEEEFNLHNFSEDDEVGEFQSLTLRQIRLDSLKEGQKVQEDNDNKAIFDALRELFKLLISKHLTSVQEWISVLIRVDLNDHKFRDTALKEFIDIRNVIQSVRNRCVEVGCVLNDPPSQEEDIWEEGKIEDYIPQNSVMNGSLVENSVDIPSTHKCKKSAPTEENNLSDSSQSVSERSRLLVEAPVLSWGPFLDNWGSKRDVLANQRGLELDGHWGRVDYDAVIPAERIAELSVHRTVYKEEAVEIQPCLAPLRKGGLCQRKDLRVCPFHGPIIPRDALGNPIGRSPCSTGEIEKDSSTEATEHNGENGAEEPPNLGKVTVEQLAKQAVKNVRERDREVKMLKRAKLAKVREHNEVVLREAAIASTSYSEATVERRDASHESLSEGKTKKPTLASMLKKKVTAKDRISQRLLSTRVSDSATRQLMQGEDLNYREAFPNQW; encoded by the exons ATGGGGAGGGAGGAAGAAAGCGATACGGTGGCAGCGATGGTGCCGAGGCTGATTGAGAAGGCCACCAATTCCACAGCACCGGAGATTAATCCTCGCCTCCTCAAGGCCATCAAGTACACGGTCCGGTACTCCGACGACGAGGTCCACGCCGCCGTTCAATCCCTAATGGTCCAGATGAAGAAGCCCCACTCCCAG GTATGTCAGAAGTTGCCACTAGACAATAGGGATGCGATCTTTACAACTATTCAGAGTGAAGCATGGAGG GTGCGCTACCTGGCCGTTCTTATCATTGATGAACTCTTCATGCGTTCGAAGCTATTCAGATCTCTGCTAGTAATCAACTTTGACCAGTTCTTGAGCTTAAGTGTTGGTTTCAGGAGAAATATGCCTCTTCCACCTCCATCTTCCATTGCGTCCAATTTGCGTAAGATGAGCATAGAGCTGCTAGAGAAATGGCATTCCTCTTATGGGATTTACTATAGGCAGCTAAGATTGGGTTTCGATTACCTGAAAAACACTCTCAGATTCCAATTCCCCAATCGGTTAGAAATTGCAGCTCGCTTGCagcaagagagaagagaaagggaaatGAGGACACAGCAGATTTTACTTAATAAGTTCGAAAATCTAAAGGATAATTTCTCCTCTATCAAGAGTGAAATTCAGTTGACAATTGATGAAATTGGGGAGTGTTTAGCAATTATTAATGAAAAAGAAGAGGAATTTAATCTGCATAACTTTAGTGAAGATGATGAGGTGGGAGAATTTCAGTCACTTACATTGCGGCAAATTCGTCTAGATTCCTTAAAGGAAGGCCAGAAGGTCCAGGAGGACAACGACAATAAAGCTATCTTTGATGCACTGAGGGAGTTGTTCAAGCTTCTAATCTCAAAGCATTTGACATCAGTGCAAGAGTGGATATCTGTACTCATCAGAGTCGATCTCAACGACCACAAATTCAGGGACACCGCATTAAAGGAGTTCATTGACATCCGTAATGTTATCCAGTCTGTTAGGAATAGATGTGTTGAAGTAGGTTGTGTGCTGAATGACCCACCAAGTCAGGAGGAGGACATCTGGGAAGAGGGTAAAATAGAAGATTACATACCACAGAATTCTGTCATGAATGGAAGCTTAGTTGAGAATTCTGTAGATATTCCAAGTACACACAAATGCAAGAAGTCAGCTCCAACAGAAGAAAATAATCTATCTGATAGTTCACAATCGGTGTCCGAAAGGTCAAGACTTTTGGTTGAAGCACCTGTATTGTCTTGGGGTCCATTCTTGGATAACTGGGGTTCAAAAAGAGATGTTTTGGCCAACCAGAGGGGACTGGAGCTGGACGGCCACTGGGGTAGAGTGGACTATGATGCTGTTATTCCTGCAGAGAGGATTGCAGAGCTGAGTGTTCATCGCACAGTATATAAAGAGGAGGCAGTTGAAATCCAGCCGTGCCTTGCTCCTTTAAGGAAAGGTGGGCTCTGTCAGAGGAAGGATTTGAGGGTGTGCCCCTTCCACGGCCCTATTATACCACGTGATGCTCTGGGAAATCCTATAGGAAGAAGTCCATGTAGTACTGGAGAAATCGAAAAAGATTCATCTACTGAGGCAACTGAACACAATGGTGAAAATGGTGCAGAAGAACCTCCCAATTTGGGCAAGGTAACAGTTGAGCAATTGGCGAAACAGGCAGTGAAGAATGTGAGGGAAAGAGACAGAGAAGTCAAGATGTTGAAGAGGGCAAAACTTGCAAAAGTCCGTGAACATAACGAAGTTGTTTTACGAGAAGCTGCAATTGCTTCAACCTCATACTCCGAAGCCACTGTTGAGCGGAGGGATGCCTCACATGAAAGTCTAAGTGAGGGCAAGACCAAGAAGCCTACACTGGCATCAATGTTGAAGAAGAAAGTAACAGCCAAAGATAGAATATCCCAAAGGCTGTTAAGTACACGTGTAAGTGATTCTGCAACCAGGCAACTCATGCAGGGGGAGGATCTAAATTACAGAGAGGCTTTCCCAAATCAATGGTAA
- the LOC103994701 gene encoding UV-stimulated scaffold protein A homolog isoform X2, whose product MGREEESDTVAAMVPRLIEKATNSTAPEINPRLLKAIKYTVRYSDDEVHAAVQSLMVQMKKPHSQVRYLAVLIIDELFMRSKLFRSLLVINFDQFLSLSVGFRRNMPLPPPSSIASNLRKMSIELLEKWHSSYGIYYRQLRLGFDYLKNTLRFQFPNRLEIAARLQQERREREMRTQQILLNKFENLKDNFSSIKSEIQLTIDEIGECLAIINEKEEEFNLHNFSEDDEVGEFQSLTLRQIRLDSLKEGQKVQEDNDNKAIFDALRELFKLLISKHLTSVQEWISVLIRVDLNDHKFRDTALKEFIDIRNVIQSVRNRCVEVGCVLNDPPSQEEDIWEEGKIEDYIPQNSVMNGSLVENSVDIPSTHKCKKSAPTEENNLSDSSQSVSERSRLLVEAPVLSWGPFLDNWGSKRDVLANQRGLELDGHWGRVDYDAVIPAERIAELSVHRTVYKEEAVEIQPCLAPLRKGGLCQRKDLRVCPFHGPIIPRDALGNPIGRSPCSTGEIEKDSSTEATEHNGENGAEEPPNLGKVTVEQLAKQAVKNVRERDREVKMLKRAKLAKVREHNEVVLREAAIASTSYSEATVERRDASHESLSEGKTKKPTLASMLKKKVTAKDRISQRLLSTRVSDSATRQLMQGEDLNYREAFPNQW is encoded by the exons ATGGGGAGGGAGGAAGAAAGCGATACGGTGGCAGCGATGGTGCCGAGGCTGATTGAGAAGGCCACCAATTCCACAGCACCGGAGATTAATCCTCGCCTCCTCAAGGCCATCAAGTACACGGTCCGGTACTCCGACGACGAGGTCCACGCCGCCGTTCAATCCCTAATGGTCCAGATGAAGAAGCCCCACTCCCAG GTGCGCTACCTGGCCGTTCTTATCATTGATGAACTCTTCATGCGTTCGAAGCTATTCAGATCTCTGCTAGTAATCAACTTTGACCAGTTCTTGAGCTTAAGTGTTGGTTTCAGGAGAAATATGCCTCTTCCACCTCCATCTTCCATTGCGTCCAATTTGCGTAAGATGAGCATAGAGCTGCTAGAGAAATGGCATTCCTCTTATGGGATTTACTATAGGCAGCTAAGATTGGGTTTCGATTACCTGAAAAACACTCTCAGATTCCAATTCCCCAATCGGTTAGAAATTGCAGCTCGCTTGCagcaagagagaagagaaagggaaatGAGGACACAGCAGATTTTACTTAATAAGTTCGAAAATCTAAAGGATAATTTCTCCTCTATCAAGAGTGAAATTCAGTTGACAATTGATGAAATTGGGGAGTGTTTAGCAATTATTAATGAAAAAGAAGAGGAATTTAATCTGCATAACTTTAGTGAAGATGATGAGGTGGGAGAATTTCAGTCACTTACATTGCGGCAAATTCGTCTAGATTCCTTAAAGGAAGGCCAGAAGGTCCAGGAGGACAACGACAATAAAGCTATCTTTGATGCACTGAGGGAGTTGTTCAAGCTTCTAATCTCAAAGCATTTGACATCAGTGCAAGAGTGGATATCTGTACTCATCAGAGTCGATCTCAACGACCACAAATTCAGGGACACCGCATTAAAGGAGTTCATTGACATCCGTAATGTTATCCAGTCTGTTAGGAATAGATGTGTTGAAGTAGGTTGTGTGCTGAATGACCCACCAAGTCAGGAGGAGGACATCTGGGAAGAGGGTAAAATAGAAGATTACATACCACAGAATTCTGTCATGAATGGAAGCTTAGTTGAGAATTCTGTAGATATTCCAAGTACACACAAATGCAAGAAGTCAGCTCCAACAGAAGAAAATAATCTATCTGATAGTTCACAATCGGTGTCCGAAAGGTCAAGACTTTTGGTTGAAGCACCTGTATTGTCTTGGGGTCCATTCTTGGATAACTGGGGTTCAAAAAGAGATGTTTTGGCCAACCAGAGGGGACTGGAGCTGGACGGCCACTGGGGTAGAGTGGACTATGATGCTGTTATTCCTGCAGAGAGGATTGCAGAGCTGAGTGTTCATCGCACAGTATATAAAGAGGAGGCAGTTGAAATCCAGCCGTGCCTTGCTCCTTTAAGGAAAGGTGGGCTCTGTCAGAGGAAGGATTTGAGGGTGTGCCCCTTCCACGGCCCTATTATACCACGTGATGCTCTGGGAAATCCTATAGGAAGAAGTCCATGTAGTACTGGAGAAATCGAAAAAGATTCATCTACTGAGGCAACTGAACACAATGGTGAAAATGGTGCAGAAGAACCTCCCAATTTGGGCAAGGTAACAGTTGAGCAATTGGCGAAACAGGCAGTGAAGAATGTGAGGGAAAGAGACAGAGAAGTCAAGATGTTGAAGAGGGCAAAACTTGCAAAAGTCCGTGAACATAACGAAGTTGTTTTACGAGAAGCTGCAATTGCTTCAACCTCATACTCCGAAGCCACTGTTGAGCGGAGGGATGCCTCACATGAAAGTCTAAGTGAGGGCAAGACCAAGAAGCCTACACTGGCATCAATGTTGAAGAAGAAAGTAACAGCCAAAGATAGAATATCCCAAAGGCTGTTAAGTACACGTGTAAGTGATTCTGCAACCAGGCAACTCATGCAGGGGGAGGATCTAAATTACAGAGAGGCTTTCCCAAATCAATGGTAA
- the LOC103994701 gene encoding UV-stimulated scaffold protein A homolog isoform X3, giving the protein MRSKLFRSLLVINFDQFLSLSVGFRRNMPLPPPSSIASNLRKMSIELLEKWHSSYGIYYRQLRLGFDYLKNTLRFQFPNRLEIAARLQQERREREMRTQQILLNKFENLKDNFSSIKSEIQLTIDEIGECLAIINEKEEEFNLHNFSEDDEVGEFQSLTLRQIRLDSLKEGQKVQEDNDNKAIFDALRELFKLLISKHLTSVQEWISVLIRVDLNDHKFRDTALKEFIDIRNVIQSVRNRCVEVGCVLNDPPSQEEDIWEEGKIEDYIPQNSVMNGSLVENSVDIPSTHKCKKSAPTEENNLSDSSQSVSERSRLLVEAPVLSWGPFLDNWGSKRDVLANQRGLELDGHWGRVDYDAVIPAERIAELSVHRTVYKEEAVEIQPCLAPLRKGGLCQRKDLRVCPFHGPIIPRDALGNPIGRSPCSTGEIEKDSSTEATEHNGENGAEEPPNLGKVTVEQLAKQAVKNVRERDREVKMLKRAKLAKVREHNEVVLREAAIASTSYSEATVERRDASHESLSEGKTKKPTLASMLKKKVTAKDRISQRLLSTRVSDSATRQLMQGEDLNYREAFPNQW; this is encoded by the coding sequence ATGCGTTCGAAGCTATTCAGATCTCTGCTAGTAATCAACTTTGACCAGTTCTTGAGCTTAAGTGTTGGTTTCAGGAGAAATATGCCTCTTCCACCTCCATCTTCCATTGCGTCCAATTTGCGTAAGATGAGCATAGAGCTGCTAGAGAAATGGCATTCCTCTTATGGGATTTACTATAGGCAGCTAAGATTGGGTTTCGATTACCTGAAAAACACTCTCAGATTCCAATTCCCCAATCGGTTAGAAATTGCAGCTCGCTTGCagcaagagagaagagaaagggaaatGAGGACACAGCAGATTTTACTTAATAAGTTCGAAAATCTAAAGGATAATTTCTCCTCTATCAAGAGTGAAATTCAGTTGACAATTGATGAAATTGGGGAGTGTTTAGCAATTATTAATGAAAAAGAAGAGGAATTTAATCTGCATAACTTTAGTGAAGATGATGAGGTGGGAGAATTTCAGTCACTTACATTGCGGCAAATTCGTCTAGATTCCTTAAAGGAAGGCCAGAAGGTCCAGGAGGACAACGACAATAAAGCTATCTTTGATGCACTGAGGGAGTTGTTCAAGCTTCTAATCTCAAAGCATTTGACATCAGTGCAAGAGTGGATATCTGTACTCATCAGAGTCGATCTCAACGACCACAAATTCAGGGACACCGCATTAAAGGAGTTCATTGACATCCGTAATGTTATCCAGTCTGTTAGGAATAGATGTGTTGAAGTAGGTTGTGTGCTGAATGACCCACCAAGTCAGGAGGAGGACATCTGGGAAGAGGGTAAAATAGAAGATTACATACCACAGAATTCTGTCATGAATGGAAGCTTAGTTGAGAATTCTGTAGATATTCCAAGTACACACAAATGCAAGAAGTCAGCTCCAACAGAAGAAAATAATCTATCTGATAGTTCACAATCGGTGTCCGAAAGGTCAAGACTTTTGGTTGAAGCACCTGTATTGTCTTGGGGTCCATTCTTGGATAACTGGGGTTCAAAAAGAGATGTTTTGGCCAACCAGAGGGGACTGGAGCTGGACGGCCACTGGGGTAGAGTGGACTATGATGCTGTTATTCCTGCAGAGAGGATTGCAGAGCTGAGTGTTCATCGCACAGTATATAAAGAGGAGGCAGTTGAAATCCAGCCGTGCCTTGCTCCTTTAAGGAAAGGTGGGCTCTGTCAGAGGAAGGATTTGAGGGTGTGCCCCTTCCACGGCCCTATTATACCACGTGATGCTCTGGGAAATCCTATAGGAAGAAGTCCATGTAGTACTGGAGAAATCGAAAAAGATTCATCTACTGAGGCAACTGAACACAATGGTGAAAATGGTGCAGAAGAACCTCCCAATTTGGGCAAGGTAACAGTTGAGCAATTGGCGAAACAGGCAGTGAAGAATGTGAGGGAAAGAGACAGAGAAGTCAAGATGTTGAAGAGGGCAAAACTTGCAAAAGTCCGTGAACATAACGAAGTTGTTTTACGAGAAGCTGCAATTGCTTCAACCTCATACTCCGAAGCCACTGTTGAGCGGAGGGATGCCTCACATGAAAGTCTAAGTGAGGGCAAGACCAAGAAGCCTACACTGGCATCAATGTTGAAGAAGAAAGTAACAGCCAAAGATAGAATATCCCAAAGGCTGTTAAGTACACGTGTAAGTGATTCTGCAACCAGGCAACTCATGCAGGGGGAGGATCTAAATTACAGAGAGGCTTTCCCAAATCAATGGTAA
- the LOC135583874 gene encoding uncharacterized protein LOC135583874, translating into MAKSPDDGGRTNLASCLVATAFLLLVVAAVAAALFVLFRPRDPEIQVSAVRLPGFAAANGTLRFAFDQYASVRNPNRAAFSHYDSTLQLVYAGNQVGFMFIPAGQIAGGRTQYMAASFAVDSFPLAAVPPAPGGTVEVNSRMRVKGRVRVLRFFTHHVEAVANCRVRASSADGSVLGFRC; encoded by the coding sequence ATGGCCAAATCCCCCGACGACGGTGGCCGGACGAACCTGGCTTCCTGCCTGGTAGCGACggccttcctcctcctcgtcgtggccgccgtcgccgccgcgcTTTTCGTCCTCTTCCGGCCACGCGACCCCGAGATCCAGGTCTCTGCCGTCCGGCTCCCGGGCTTCGCCGCCGCCAACGGCACCCTGCGCTTCGCCTTCGACCAGTACGCCTCGGTCCGCAACCCCAACCGCGCCGCCTTCTCCCACTACGACAGCACCCTCCAGCTCGTCTACGCCGGCAACCAGGTGGGGTTCATGTTCATCCCAGCCGGTCAGATCGCCGGTGGCCGCACCCAGTACATGGCCGCCTCCTTCGCCGTCGACTCCTTCCCGCTGGCCGCCGTCCCGCCCGCCCCCGGGGGAACGGTCGAGGTGAATTCGAGGATGAGGGTCAAGGGCCGCGTCCGGGTCTTGCGGTTCTTCACGCACCACGTCGAGGCCGTCGCCAACTGCCGCGTCAGGGCCTCCTCCGCCGACGGATCCGTTCTAGGGTTCCGGTGCTGA